One window of the Trifolium pratense cultivar HEN17-A07 linkage group LG2, ARS_RC_1.1, whole genome shotgun sequence genome contains the following:
- the LOC123909659 gene encoding 60S ribosomal protein L8-3-like has translation MGRVIRAQRKGAGSVFKSHTHHRKGPARFRSLDFGERNGYLKGVVTDVIHDPGRGAPLAKVTFRHPFRYKKQNELFVAAEGLYTGQFIYCGKKATLVVGNVLPLRSIPEGAVICNVEGHVGDRGVFARASGDYAIVISHNPDNDTSRIKLPSGAKKIVPSDCRAMIGQVAGGGRTEKPLLKAGNAYHKFRVKRNCWPKVRGVAMNPVEHPHGGGNHQHIGHASTVRRDAPPGQKVGLIAAKRTGRLRGQAAASAAKADK, from the exons ATGGGACGTGTTATCCGTGCTCAACGTAAGGGTGCCGGTTCCGTTTTCAAATCCCACACCCACCACCGCAAAGGACCAGCACGTTTCCGTAGTCTCGACTTCGGCGAACGTAACGGTTACCTAAAAGGAGTTGTTACCGACGTTATTCACGATCCAGGTCGCGGTGCTCCACTTGCCAAGGTTACTTTCCGTCATCCTTTCCGTTACAAGAAACAGAATGAGCTTTTTGTTGCTGCTGAAGGTTTATATACCGGTCAATTCATTTACTGCGGTAAAAAAGCTACTCTTGTTGTTGGTAATGTTCTTCCTCTTAGATCTATTCCAGAAGGAGCTGTGATTTGTAATGTTGAAGGTCATGTTGGTGACCGTGGTGTTTTTGCTAGAGCTTCTGGTGATTATGCTATTGTTATCAGTCATAACCCTGATAATGATACCTCtag GATCAAGCTTCCTTCTGGTGCAAAAAAGATTGTACCAAGTGACTGTAGGGCAATGATTGGGCAAGTTGCTGGTGGTGGTAGAACTGAGAAGCCACTTTTGAAGGCTGGTAATGCCTATCACAAGTTTAGGGTGAAGAGAAACTGCTGGCCTAAGGTTCGTGGTGTTGCTATGAATCCTGTTGAGCATCCCCATGGAGGAGGTAATCACCAGCATATTGGTCATGCAAGTACCGTCAGACGTGATGCTCCTCCTGGACAGAAGGTTGGTCTCATTGCTGCCAAGAGGACTGGTCGTCTTAGGGGTCAAGCTGCTGCAAGTGCTGCTAAAGCCGATAAATAA